Proteins encoded in a region of the Pelmatolapia mariae isolate MD_Pm_ZW linkage group LG6, Pm_UMD_F_2, whole genome shotgun sequence genome:
- the LOC134629752 gene encoding CD209 antigen-like protein E, whose translation MARVAHREQLEITMDYANLPDVSARSCSNKHSQGAAAAPGRKLSRLVAVSFGLLCILQAAVNISLRFAFYSKTSCIKTVETEELKNLTDQYFQQGWVYFRPSFYYISSIAKSWKDSRDDCLQRGADLAIINTKEEQDFTRNFKKVMWIGLTETAMKGTWKWVDGTPLSKSYWGPDEPNGFEGKNEDCVEINFFDFENSWNDIPCENQNFWICEKKLAS comes from the exons ATGGCAAGAGTTGCCCATAGAGAGCAACTAGAGATTACTATGGATTATGCAAATCTGCCTGATGTGTCAGCCAGAAGTTGCTCTAATAAACACAGTCAAGGGGCTGCTGCTGCACCAG GGAGAAAACTATCCAGACTGGTTGCTGTTAGCTTTGGACTCCTGTGTATCCTCCAAGCTGCCGTCAACATCTCCCTGCGTTTTGCTTTCT ACAGTAAAACATCATGTATTAAGACAGTGGAGACCGAAGAGCTGAAAAACCTCACTG ATCAATATTTTCAACAAGGATGGGTCTATTTCCGCCCAAGTTTCTATTATATTTCTTCTATTGCGAAATCCTGGAAAGACAGTAGAGACGACTGTTTACAGAGAGGTGCAGACCTGGCAATTATCAACACCAAAGAAGAGCAG GATTTTacaagaaactttaaaaaagtcATGTGGATTGGACTAACTGAGACAGCCATGAAAGGGACATGGAAATGGGTGGATGGGACACCACTGAGCAAAAG cTACTGGGGACCTGATGAACCCAATGGTTTTGAAGGAAAAAATGAAGACTGTGTCGAAATAAATTTTTTTGATTTCGAAAACAGCTGGAATGACATACCATGTGAAAATCAAAACTTCTGGATCTGTGAAAAGAAACTGGCTTCTTAA
- the LOC134629317 gene encoding CD209 antigen-like protein E yields the protein MLNMKGHKDESGMVLDIRNLSSPARSVALNRFTDESVEVAASVPGGKLHKWIAGSFCLLCILQAALNVSLRLALRADVTCENQTNVEDSLEKINFALQLESMNKEREEQKRQLDYMASRLNFLTKEREELKRKLEDFAHYAQQGWLYFNGSFYYISSIKKSWQDSRDDCLQRGAVLAIISSREEQEFIRQQQKVMWIGLTDRETEGVWKWVDETPLTASFWYSGEPNNFRGRNEDCVVINHYYDYENNWNDAACENENFWLCEKDM from the exons ATGTTAAACATGAAAGGCCATAAAGATGAATCTGGTATGGTTCTGGATATTAGAAACCTCAGCTCTCCAGCCAGGAGTGTTGCCTTGAACCGGTTCACTGATGAAAGTGTTGAAGTTGCTGCATCTGTGCCAG GAGGAAAGCTGCATAAATGGATTGCTGGGAGcttttgtctcttatgtatccTACAGGCTGCTCTCAATGTTTCCCTGCGTCTGGCTCTGC GTGCTGATGTCACCTGTGAAAATCAAACTAATGTAGAAGACAGTTTGGAGAAGATCAACTTTG CTTTGCAGCTAGAGTCTATGAATAAGGAGCGAGAAGAGCAGAAGAGGCAACTCGATTATATGG CTTCACGGCTGAATTTCCtgacaaaagagagagaggagttgAAGAGGAAGCTAGAGGACTTTG CTCACTATGCGCAACAAGGTTGGCTGTATTTCAACGGCAGTTTCTATTATATTTCTTCAATCAAGAAAAGCTGGCAAGACAGTAGAGATGATTGTTTGCAGAGAGGCGCAGTCTTGGCGATCATCAGCAGCAGAGAAGAACAG GAATTCATAAGGCAGCAGCAGAAGGTAATGTGGATTGGACTGactgacagagagacagaaggagTTTGGAAATGGGTGGATGAGACTCCATTGACGGCAAG CTTCTGGTACTCTGGGGAACCCAACAATTTTAGAGGCAGAAATGAAGATTGTGTAGTAATAAATCACTACTATGATTATGAAAACAACTGGAATGATGCTGCGTGTGAAAACGAAAACTTTTGGCTCTGTGAAAAAGACATGTGA